GTCAGGTGACCTGGCGGGATATTATTATGATTGGCAAATTATCCATTGTAAGGAGCAAGTCCTTGATTGCAACTCTGGAAACCGTGCGCATCAGCATGTGGTAAGCTCCATTATTGCCAAAAAATATGAGCTGTGTCGGCAAATAAGCATCCTCTTTTGGGGCAGGTTAAGAACAAGTGGTTCCCTGCCATGCCCTGTTGGAAAGTGTCGGTACCTGCTCTTTGTGGGTGATGCCAAGCGGTTTTCAGGGCGAATTTTACGAATAAAAGGCTCAGTAAAATTTATAATGCTTGCTAAGTTGCTATAAATGTGATAACATCTAATACCGTAGGGCGGTTGCTTAAAGCTTAGGCCCTGATATTGCGATATATCAGCAAATTAAATAAACAGCCCAAACGGGGGTGTAGCTCAGTTGGGAGAGCACCTGCCTTGCAAGCAGGGGGTCACCGGTTCGAGTCCGGTCATCTCCACCAGTTATTCCTCGATAGCTCAACGGTAGAGCATCCGGCTGTTAACCGGAGGGTTGCTGGTTCGAATCCAGCTCGGGGAGCCAAATTATAAGCTGCATTTTTATTGGTAATAAACCAATGGAAATGCAGCTTTTTTCATTTAAAAATTAAAACTTGGAACTGGAGAAAGGATTCACCGATATGGTTGAGGGGCGCACAAAGCCTGCAAGCGAAGTATCTCCTCATATTCGTAAGGATTATGGTATATGATTTATGAGATTGAAATCTCCGAACAGGCAGAATTAGATTTGCGTAATATTTTTAAGTACATCGCTTTTACTCTGCTTTCAATGGAAAATGCTATTGGACAGTTAGGACGTTTGGAAGAAAGTATCCAAATGGCATTGCGTAGTACAAGCTCTGCGGTGCTTTTTTATTTGCAATGTGCTAACTGCTGAAATGCTTGCTGTTTTTAATTAATACATTATAAGTCTGGGTTGCCACCACGCCCACAATATATCCTGTTATCAAAGCAGACACCAGCAAGACCGGCAGGTAAACATAAATGCGAAAATCTTGCATTAGTAAGCCGGCTGCAAATAATTGCCCTATATTATGCGCGGTAGCTCCCACCAGACTAATGGTTACAATGTTAACTTGCCTGTTCAAATATCGCCACATTAGAACCATGATTAATGTGCTTAACAGACCACCGCTGATACTAAATAAAAAACCTATCGGGTTGCCGCCGTACAGGGCGGCCAGCAGGCATCGCAAAGTGACAATTAAAAAGGTGTCTTTCCACCCCAGGATTAATAAAGCCAGCAAGGTAATTATATTAGCCAGCCCCAGCTTTACACCCGGAACGGCAATGGGCAGTGATATAAATCCTTCTATGATATTTAGTACCGTTGCCTGGGCGATAAACAAGGCTATGATAACCATTCGTTTTGTATTAAGCATGTTCTGTTCTCCCCAAATAGTGCAATAGCGTTAAGCACACATCAAAATAGCTGTTAGCAATGGAACTTGCTACTATTATTTGCTATATTATTCTATTGATTAATCAATTAGTTTTGATACTTAAAAGGAAATGGTGTCCGGCTGTTTCACATCCTCTTTTACTCCTTCGATTACCACCCTGAGACGATTGGGCATGCAAACGGCCATTTGACCCGGTTTAGTCAGCCAGCCTGCTTTTACGCATAATTTGTTCGGGCAGTCCGCTTCCTTGATGCGTACCCGGCCATCCTTTATTTCCACTATGTTGTAATGCCCTTCGCTGTCCTCGATTTTAATTTGTTTATTTATACTTTCGGTTAAATTTATCCTTTGATATACTTGTTCATTTTTATAGATAACGGCTACCGGTTTTTGATTTTTCAGGCTTTGTTTATAAATAGCCGCGCCAATAAAGCTGGCTATTATTAAAGATGCCAGTATAATATAGATAAATTTGTTAATATTATTCATAAGTGAAATCCCCGTCAGTTAATTGAAAACTATCCTTTAATCCTTGCGTGATATATACCTTCTTGTCGTTGGTGATAAAAATAGCTTCCACCCCATCCAAACTATCAATCAGTTTCATACCCTCAGTCAAACCCATAACATATGCCCCGGTGGACAAAGCATCGGCATCAATACCCCGGTCTGTGACTATGGTAACGCTGATTAAGCCATTATCGGCAGGGTATCCCGTGTCGGGGTCCATAATATGGTGATAGCGCCGTCCATCTTTGATGAAGTAACGCTCGTAACCGCCCGAGGATACCACAGCTTTGTCGGTTGCGTAGACAATGCCCAGGTATGTGCCTCGTGCTGCCAGAGGATTTTGGATGCCTACGCGCCATGGGGCGCCGTCTTTTTTGGCCCCGACGGCCATAACATTGCCCCCTAAATTAATTATGCCCTGCCGCACTCCGTGCTCCAACAGTATTCTCTTGGCTTCGTCTCCGGCATAACCCTTGGCTATGCCTCCCAGATCCACTACCTGTCCCGGGCGGGCGATCATAGCTGTGTGGCCGTTATTGCTGATCTGTAAGGAGTTGCCATCAACCAGGGATATAGCCCTTTGGATATCGGCTTCACCGGGTATTACAGCGAGGCCTGAACCTATGTTCCAGAGCTTGACCAGCGGCCCGATGGTGGGGTCGTAAGCCCCCTGTGTTAAAGTGCTTATAGTAATGGCCCGGGTCAATACATAATGGGTATCCGCGCTGGTTTTCACCGCTTTTAACCCGGCTTGTGCGTTAAGCTTGGCGAGTTCGCTGTCCTCACTAAAAAGGGTCATCTTTTTTTCTATTTCGGCAATCCTTTGGAAAATAGCGGCACAAATTTCGGGGGCCCGGCTGTCTTCGATGGTGATGGTTATTTCGGTATCCAGCAAAAAGTCTTGGGCGGTATAAGGTTCCTGTTCCTGCGCTGTTGAACATCCGGCGCAAGCAAAAGCTAAAAGCATAAAAGCGGCCAGCCGGCCGGCAAGCCTATGATAAGTGATCATCGTACATCTCCCATTCATAATCCAGCTATAAATAAAACCCACGAGCAGGGAACTCATGGGCTTATTATATGTGCTGATTGTTTATTATTCAATAGAATGGATGGCTAATCAAATTTCAAGACTCTCACTTCTATAAGTGGGAGTTCCTATTTTTACTTCAGGTAGGATGGAATCCCCATCTGAAGTCCTGATGTTCGGCTTTAGTTCGAGTTTAATCCAAACAAGATGGTTTAAGAAGTATTAAATTCAGAAATGATAAATTACAGTGAGTAAAACAGTGCTAATTCAGCGTTAATAGTTTAGCCGGTTTTTTTTAGCTGTTGAAAAAAAATATATGCTATGTGTTATACTTATAGTAAAGGTAAGTTAAAGTCAAAATCAATAACTTGGCAGCTGCGATGGGGCGCGGAAACTTAAATGTATTTTTTTAGTAGGAGGTTAATTGCATAATGTCTAGCTTGTCCAACATAATCGAGCAATATTTAAACAGATTATTTCAGCAGAGCAGCGAAAAGACAGTTGAGATACAGCGTAATGAGCTAGCCGAAAAATTTGACTGCGCTCCATCACAGATTAATTACGTTCTAGCCACCAGGTTTACCATTGAAAAGGGTTACGTGGTGGAAAGCCGCCGGGGTGGCGGGGGATTTGTGCGGATAGTTAAAGTGCCGCTGAATGCCGGGGAGTTGGACCTGGTTAACGAAGTAATCGGTTTGGTGGGTGACCGTATCTCGGAGCGTGGTGCCGGTGCTATTTTATCCCGGCTGTTGGAAGAGCAAATAGTTACCCTGCGGGAGGCCGCTATCATTAAGGCGTGTCTTGCGCGGAATGTATTGCGTATTGGCTTGCCGGCCCGAGATCAGCTGCGGGCTAATATTCTAAAATCCATATTAATGGTTGTATTTAAAAATTATAGATAATTCCGGAGGGATTATTGATGCTTTGTGAAAGATGTCATGAAAGGCCGGCCACTGTGCATTATACAGAGATAGTGAACGGCCACAAAACAAAGATGCATTTGTGTGAAGTCTGCGCCGGGCAAATGCAGGCCGGTGG
This genomic interval from Desulfoscipio sp. XC116 contains the following:
- a CDS encoding CtsR family transcriptional regulator → MSSLSNIIEQYLNRLFQQSSEKTVEIQRNELAEKFDCAPSQINYVLATRFTIEKGYVVESRRGGGGFVRIVKVPLNAGELDLVNEVIGLVGDRISERGAGAILSRLLEEQIVTLREAAIIKACLARNVLRIGLPARDQLRANILKSILMVVFKNYR
- a CDS encoding FAD:protein FMN transferase gives rise to the protein MITYHRLAGRLAAFMLLAFACAGCSTAQEQEPYTAQDFLLDTEITITIEDSRAPEICAAIFQRIAEIEKKMTLFSEDSELAKLNAQAGLKAVKTSADTHYVLTRAITISTLTQGAYDPTIGPLVKLWNIGSGLAVIPGEADIQRAISLVDGNSLQISNNGHTAMIARPGQVVDLGGIAKGYAGDEAKRILLEHGVRQGIINLGGNVMAVGAKKDGAPWRVGIQNPLAARGTYLGIVYATDKAVVSSGGYERYFIKDGRRYHHIMDPDTGYPADNGLISVTIVTDRGIDADALSTGAYVMGLTEGMKLIDSLDGVEAIFITNDKKVYITQGLKDSFQLTDGDFTYE
- a CDS encoding NusG domain II-containing protein — protein: MNNINKFIYIILASLIIASFIGAAIYKQSLKNQKPVAVIYKNEQVYQRINLTESINKQIKIEDSEGHYNIVEIKDGRVRIKEADCPNKLCVKAGWLTKPGQMAVCMPNRLRVVIEGVKEDVKQPDTISF
- a CDS encoding Gx transporter family protein; the encoded protein is MLNTKRMVIIALFIAQATVLNIIEGFISLPIAVPGVKLGLANIITLLALLILGWKDTFLIVTLRCLLAALYGGNPIGFLFSISGGLLSTLIMVLMWRYLNRQVNIVTISLVGATAHNIGQLFAAGLLMQDFRIYVYLPVLLVSALITGYIVGVVATQTYNVLIKNSKHFSS